One window from the genome of Candidatus Zixiibacteriota bacterium encodes:
- a CDS encoding serine acetyltransferase, which produces MANVKYFKTDRRKYYRITHGTESPSMLRRLFTWVFNYGFHCVMAYRFGAWAGRVYKANRFLGLPFKLIHLVLSCWMKMFYHMSLEDGSFGPGLYIGHIGTIYIGPTTIGANCSLTHNVTIGIGQTEGAVGLPTIGDNVWIGTGAVISGPIQIGNGVTIAPGCILSRSVPDGCLVAGNPGRVVLREYDNRRLFGYLYEQAINGLHRGDGSVLERDPDTDSPRSDTTSDQQRQ; this is translated from the coding sequence ATGGCGAACGTCAAGTATTTCAAGACCGACCGACGGAAATATTACCGCATAACTCATGGGACAGAGAGTCCGTCGATGCTGCGACGGCTGTTCACGTGGGTATTCAATTACGGCTTTCACTGCGTCATGGCTTACCGCTTCGGCGCCTGGGCTGGCCGCGTCTACAAAGCGAACAGATTCCTGGGGCTTCCGTTCAAGTTGATCCATCTGGTATTGAGTTGCTGGATGAAGATGTTCTACCACATGAGCCTTGAGGATGGCAGCTTCGGTCCGGGTCTCTACATAGGTCATATCGGCACCATTTATATCGGACCGACCACGATCGGTGCCAACTGCAGTCTGACCCACAACGTGACAATCGGGATAGGTCAGACCGAGGGAGCGGTTGGCCTGCCGACTATCGGCGATAACGTCTGGATAGGAACCGGTGCGGTTATTTCGGGACCTATCCAGATCGGGAATGGCGTCACTATCGCCCCCGGCTGTATTCTGTCGCGATCTGTACCCGACGGCTGTCTTGTTGCCGGCAACCCCGGCCGGGTGGTGCTGAGAGAGTACGACAACCGCCGGTTGTTCGGGTATCTCTACGAACAAGCGATCAACGGCCTGCACCGCGGTGATGGCTCTGTGCTGGAACGGGATCCCGATACCGATTCCCCCCGTTCGGACACGACCAGCGACCAGCAACGTCAATAG